TGGACGAATACATCGTCGCGGACGCTGTCGAGGGCCTGGTGTCGGTGGAGCATGGGCTTGCCGTCGCCGCGCCGCTGCCGCAAGGGCGTGAGACTCTGCAGTGGCGATACGACATCGGGCCGCAACTACTCGGTCTACCGGTACAGTTTGCTTGCGAAAGGATTCGCGGTGCGGTGCGGGAGAACGCCGCGAAGGCGCGCGCACTCGACGCGGCCGCGCAGAACCATGTGCCCTCGGCGAGCGGTGCCAGCGGCGCGACCGGGATCGGCAAGCCGGGCCCGTGATGCGAGGCCGGCTGGCATCATGGCCGGCGGGTTCGAGCGCGCTCTCGGCCGATTACAATGAGGATGGCCACCTGCTGGGCCTTGCCGTCGGTGGCACGACCGCCTACGAATACGCCTATGCCTTCGACGGTGGACGCGGCTGGAAGAAAGACATTTCGGCTGCCGTCTGGAAAGGTTGAGGGCCCAAGTGCGACATCGATTACCAGAAGGCGATGCGCGAGTGCATGCAGTCGATGAGTGACTGCATGAAATGGTCGTTTTGGATACCGACGATGTGCACCGTGAAGTTGGAGCTGCCTGACGCAAGCGCCCACGCAAGGCAGGTTCGTTGTACCATGGACTCCTTGATCGCCTGGTATTCGGCAAACCACGGAGCCACGACATGACGCGGATTACCACCCTCCTGGCGCGGACCGTACGGCGCAGCTGGCTGATCTGGTGGGTACTCGCTTGCGTCGGTTGGTACCTCGGTGCGGCCCGAGCAGTGAGCCAATATCGCCATGTCGCTCCGGTGCTGTCCGGATCGCCGCGACTCGACGCTATCTCGCGGATACCGGCCAGCAACGGTGGTTTATTCGCGCGAGTTTCGTCGTCCGGCCCGGGCGCGTGGCAGTACGACATCACCGCTTCACGGCGGGCAAATTACGTTGTCGTCAGCGCCGCAAATGGCCCCCGAAGGTACAAGATTACTGCGTCAGATGGAAGGTTTTTGGTGCGAACCGTTACCACATCGCCGGCGTACGAACGATTTGGGGGTATCGCTTCGCGCGGGATGGGCGCTGTGGCCACGGCCGCTGTCCGCCTATTGGCACGCAGCCGCGATGGCCGGTCCCCGCACCTTCTTGCCGGCTGCCTCCTGCTCGGCATGCCCCCGAGCGACGTGCTTGAACCAGGCACGCTCCATTCGTCGATCGGTCACAGGAAAGGCGTGGCCTTTATACGCCTTTCCGGGTTGGCGACGCGCCGCGGCGCCGCTATGTTTCTTCGCGGCCGGGGTCGCCCACCAGTTGCTATCGCTCTCCATCTCAACCCCAAAACCGGCCGCTTGCTGGGGCTTGTCGCCACGTGGCCGGCGCGCGGCGCCCGGCCTGCGGGCCGCGTCACGGAAGATGTGACTGCGGTGAACCTGCTCCCAAATGGACCGGCCCAGTCCGCGCTCCAATGGCGACCGCCAACGTCGGCGACGCGCGTCGCTGAATTCCACAGTTTGCCATAGCATGCTGCGGAACAGCTGGCGCAAACACCGATGGCTCGGCCAAACTAGCGTGCAACAAACTCTTCGACGCGTTCGGCGTATTGGTGGTCACGAGCGCGGCCGCCGCGCATGCGTTCGTGCGCGGCTCACGCGGCGTGGCCGCGCTCATGGTCAGCCCAGACGGTCTCATGGACTGCCGATGTGGCGAGGATCTACGGTGCGGCTCCGACTGATGTACTCGGTAGTGTCACAATGCTAGCGGCGAGGAGAACCACCAAGAATCGGCGAGACACAGCATTCGTTTTGGCCGGGGTTGCGGTTGGGGCGCTCGGCTCGCTCGCGTGGTCGATGCGGCCGGCGTTGCAGCTGGGTCCGCCGCCTGCACATGAGTTGATGCACTCAAACGGCGGCGCTGTGTTCGACATCAGGACGAACCGCCTCCTCTCCGTCCACGGCGCCGCAACCGGGATGTACCTGACGATACAGCGGCCGACGAATGCCGCCGCAACGCAGATTCTGGCGAGCGAACACCGGCCGCACTCTCCCGGCCAATCGCTGGAGGGCCCGGTGAAGATCGGGCTGATGCCGGAGAACGCTCCTGCATCCTCGGCTTCGGCCGCGTGGTCGATCAGCCTGCCGGCCGGCCTACGCGTGCGCGAGAGCGCACTGGGCTCCCGCACTACCCTGGGCTTCAGGATGCCACCCACGGTAATGGTCGTGGTCTCGGCAGACAAGCCTGCAGGCGCTCAGCCCAAGGGAACCGCCGGCGCGCAATCGGCGAACCACGGCGGTTAGCGTGTGGAGGTAGGCCACAACCTGCCTGCAAAGTATCGGAGGCTGCTCGCCACGCCGCGACCGAATGCTGGACCAGACACATTACGGGTATTGCGGTGGCGAACGGGGCATTATCGTGGCCGGCCGGCATGCCTGTGTTTATCGCTGGATGTATCGTGTTTCCTCGGTCTTCGCTGGAGCGGTGGGCATTTTTTTTGCGCCTCCACGATGGTTCCTTCCGACGAACGTCCTGATGGTGGGTTTGGCGGCATTCGCCTGCGCGTGGATTGCGGCGCCCTTGTCTACGATGTCGCGTGCCTCGCGCGCGGCAACGCTGTTGACGGCGGCGACTGGAATGTGCTACACTTCTAGCTACAATTGAATAGCGCGGCTCACTTATCGAGAGTGGTCGAGGGATCCGGCCCGATGACACCACAACAACCACCCGCATGTGGCGGGCAGGTGCTAAATCCGGGCAGTGCTCGCAACTGCGAACTGCAAGATAAGGGCGTGGATTGCGAATTGCAGCGCCTCCGGCTCCGTCCGGGCGTGCTTCGCCTTCTTCCGAACGACCTCTTCTGCAGTGCAGGAGAGGTTTTTTTGCACCTGGTTTCGGGTGCGCGCCCCGATAGCGGGGGAAGACCTCTACCCGCATCCCAACAGGCATTGGCTGCCGGCGGCCCGGCTCTACACGCCGGGAAACGCCCCGAACCAGAAAGGAATGCAAAGTGTGATGACCGATTACAAGCTGTTCACCTCTGAGAGCGTCACGGAGGGCCACCCCGACAAGCTGGCCGACCAGATCAGCGACGCCGTGCTGGACGAACTTCTGAAGCAGGACCAAACAACGCATGCAGCCCTCGAGACGCTGCTGACGCGCGGGCTGTGCGTGGTCGCCGGCGAGCTGACGACCAACGCCTACGTGGAGATGGCCGATGTGGTGCGCTCCACGCTGATTGACGTGGGCTACTCGAACACCAACTACGGGTTCGACGGTCATACCTGCGGTGTCATGCTGGCTATTCAAAAGCAGAGCAGCGATATCGCCCGTGGCGTCGACCGTTCGGACGCGGCCGAGCAGGGCGCCGGCGACCAGGGCCTGATGTTCGGATTCGCGACCGACGAAACCGAGAGCTACATGCCGCTCGCGCTCTCGATCGCTCACGACCTGGCTCGCAGGCTCACATCGGTACGCAAAAAGAATGCGGGCCTCGGTCTTCGGCCCGACGGCAAGTCTCAGGTAACCATCGCGTACGACGCCGACGATCGTGCCCATCACATCGATACGGTTGTGATCTCGACCCAGCACGACGACGACCTGGATCTCCACCAGGTGGAGAGCATCGTCAAGGAGCAGGTTATATCTCCGGTCCTGAAATCGTACGATCGTTATCTGCACACCGACGTCACGATGCATATTAACCCCACCGGCCGGTTTGTCATCGGTGGTCCTCAGGGCGATACCGGAGTCACCGGGCGCAAGATCATCGTGGATACGTACGGTGGCGCTGCGCGGCACGGCGGCGGCGCCTTCTCCGGCAAGGATCCATCCAAGGTAGACCGCTCCGCAGCCTACACGGCGCGCTACCTCGCCAAGAACATTGTCGCGGCGGGTCTTGCCTCCAGGGCGGAGATCCAGCTGGCCTACGCCATCGGTGTGGCGGAGCCGATCAGTGTGCGTGTGGATACGTTTGGCACGGGCAAGGCCTCTGAGGCGGATATCGTGACCCGTATCACGGAAGCGGTGGACCTGCGTCCGCGGGCGATGATCGAGCGGCTTTGCCTGCTAAATCCGGAGCGCGTCAAGTATCTCAACACGGCACGCAACGGCCATTTCGGCAACCCCGCGTTCCCGTGGGAGGAGCTCGATCTGGTCGACCAACTGGCCTGACCGCCGCGCGCGGAGCAATACGGACGGCGCAAAACGGAGAGGCCCGGCGTATCGCCGGGCCTCTCCGTTTGCATGGACGTCATCAGCCCCGGACTGCCGGCCCGGTCACGATGAGATTCCGTTCACTTTATGTGAGACAGATGTATCCTACTATTGCAACGCGGTCACGAAGCTGCGCACTGCGCTTCCTCAGGCTGATCGGTCACGGCAGGTCGAAATCGATGGTCGGCGGTGGCTGCTCGTTCGGCGTGGGTTCTTCGGCCGCCGGTTCAGGGGCACGACTGCGGTGCGGTGTGTTATGTCGCCGGCCGGAGCGCCTGGCATCCAGCGACCGGCCGCTGCTGTGCGGCTGGCGTTTCGTGCGTGACGGCGCCGTTCGGTGCGCCTCCTGGTCGGCATCGTCGCCGCCATGTTCCACCGGCGTCGCTTCGGGATAATCGTCGAAGTCCGCACTCAGCACAGCGCGCAACGTCTCCAGATGCTCCTGCATCTCCGGGTCGGTGCTCCACAACGGCTCACCACCACTTACCGGCGCGGTATCCTGCGATTCGGCCGGAGGAGGAGGCGTTGGCGCAGGTTCCGAGACGGTCACGATGGCCGATCGCGTATCGCCAGGCGGTATGTAGCCGGGCAGTCCGCGCTTGGCCAGGACCTCGGCCGATCCAACGCAGAAGATTCGTGTCTCACCCGCTTGCATCTCAATCTGCCAACTTCGCGTCTCGTCGGCTATGAGACGGCCTTCGGTGAGATCGTACAGGCCGGTCGCGGTCGGCAGCTCGATCTGCTTCATGCCGCCCACCGCTGCATGTACCGAGAGCCACCCGTTGCCGGCGCATATCTGGTCGCGGCTGCCGGGCATCCAGAGATGGACGCCAGCATACCGGCAGATGCCGGCCCAAAGCTCTGCCGGCAGTACGGGTTCGCCGATGAATATCGAATTCCAATCGGCATGCTGCTTCACGGCTATCGACGTGAGACCGGTGGCGGAGTACTCGGCAAGAGCAACCGCGTCAGGGTCACTCACAAACCACGAGGGATTGAGACGCTCTCTCGAGCCGATCTCGACTTCGCCCATACTGCTTGTGATGAGATGCCCGGAGTTGACGACGCGTGAGCCGGTCTCACTACCCCACTCCTGCTGTCGAAGTGACATGCCTACCACGCCGGCGGCTGCCTCCTCTGTTGCGATGCCTGACGCGGGGCGCTCTTCGCAACTGCCCGGCGCGTAGAGCCACACGATGGTGTGGCCCCGCCGCTGAAGCTTTTCGCGCACGGCAGCCCGGATCTTCTCCGGCAGGCGAAACGGAGTCATGAACAGGATGAGCCTGGCGTCTGGGAAGCGGGGGTGGAGGATATCGCTCTGCAAATAGAGGCCCATCGAGATGCCGGAAGTTTGCAGTACCTGCCGCAAACCGCTTGTGAACTGCCGGTAGAACTCCTCGCCGCGCTGCAGGTGAAGGAGGCTGCGCTCATCAATTACGGCCGCAACCTGCGGCACGCGCGTGCGCTCGCGATTGCCGAGGAATGTGCTGTACAGCCGCGCGAAGTCGCCGCCACGGTCCCAGATCCCCGCGCTATCCAGCCAGCCCTTGCCCCACAGGTCCATCCAGCCCACGGCTGTACCGGTCGCCAGCGC
This DNA window, taken from Armatimonadota bacterium, encodes the following:
- the metK gene encoding methionine adenosyltransferase, which produces MTDYKLFTSESVTEGHPDKLADQISDAVLDELLKQDQTTHAALETLLTRGLCVVAGELTTNAYVEMADVVRSTLIDVGYSNTNYGFDGHTCGVMLAIQKQSSDIARGVDRSDAAEQGAGDQGLMFGFATDETESYMPLALSIAHDLARRLTSVRKKNAGLGLRPDGKSQVTIAYDADDRAHHIDTVVISTQHDDDLDLHQVESIVKEQVISPVLKSYDRYLHTDVTMHINPTGRFVIGGPQGDTGVTGRKIIVDTYGGAARHGGGAFSGKDPSKVDRSAAYTARYLAKNIVAAGLASRAEIQLAYAIGVAEPISVRVDTFGTGKASEADIVTRITEAVDLRPRAMIERLCLLNPERVKYLNTARNGHFGNPAFPWEELDLVDQLA